AATAAAATAATGGAAGTTAAAAAAACTATGGTATTTAACGTTGTTTTTTTCAAAAATGATTAATCCATCTGTATTTTCATTTTCTATCTCAAAAAAAGCAAGTTCAGAATTTGAATCAACTTTATCAATCATATAAATTTCTATGGATTCAGAATTAGAGTTAAGAGAATTATTTTTTAAAAAATCTTCAAAAACAATATTTGTTTTAAATAAGTTAACTAAATCTAATAATTTCATTTTAGAATTTCTAATCAAAAGATCCCGCAGAAAAAGCGGGATAAGCGACCTCTAAAATTTTGCCAAAAGGCAAAATTAGAGTCTGCTTACATTTCTAACTTATTAACTTTATTCATCATTTGCACTCCATGTACCAAAGTTGCACCACTTTTAATGGCTGCTCCCACATGAATTGCTTCCATCATTTGCTCTTTAGTAACGCCTCTTTGTAAAGTGTCTTTTGTATAGGCATCAATGCAATATGGACATTGTTCTGTATGTGC
The DNA window shown above is from Polaribacter sp. Hel_I_88 and carries:
- a CDS encoding arsenosugar biosynthesis-associated peroxidase-like protein, producing the protein MSKTYYDSGDLRKFGKITEWSEDLGNKFFDYYGKVFEEGALTAREKSLIALAVAHTEQCPYCIDAYTKDTLQRGVTKEQMMEAIHVGAAIKSGATLVHGVQMMNKVNKLEM